In Phycisphaerae bacterium, the DNA window ACAGGGATGTCCAGAAAAGCTTGTCTTCGCGCACGAGCTCGACGTAGTTGCGGCCGCCGTTGAACACCGGAGGGTCGAACACGTTGTAATCGCAAAGGCTGTAGTAGAACGAGGCAATCACCGGGTACAATGCAAAGACCAGAAAGCCCAGAATCCAGGGACCGGCGAAGACCAGGCCCAGGATTTGTCGCTTTCGCTCAGCCCTTGTCCAGAACTCGGCCATTCCTCAACCTTTCGCCACGGCGATGATTCCACTGCGAGGCTCACCGCGCGTCCCGGATCCCTCCCGGCACCGACTTGCGGCCGGGCGCACTCAGGGTTTCGGGGGCGGGCTATTCGCTGTCGCCCTCACGTGTCGAGCCTGGGCGCGCTTCTGGCTCTTGTGCCACTCCTCGGTGACCCGTTCCCTGGCTTCCTTCAGGGCCTCCTCCGGCGTCATGCTGCCGTTGCGTATCCGCCCCAGCGCCCGCATCAACTCGGTCATGTAATAGGCACTCACCGGCGAGACCGGACGGACCCGCTGAGCTCGCTTGAGAATCTCGTAAAAAGCTTTCATCAGGCGGATGTCCGGTCTGTTCGCCAAGTCCTCAGCGAGATCCTTCGTGAAAAACGGGCTTTCGCGATAGGCTGGTAGCAGCTTCATCGTCAGGGCCACGTGACGCGTGCCGACCGGGTCCGCACACATCCAGCGGATCAGCTCAAAGGCCTCTTTTTCGTGACCTCGCTGGCCATAGGGAATCGCCATCGTCCAGCCGCCGATCCACTCGCAACCCAGCTTCACCCCGTTCTTGACCGGCATCGGCCCGATGCCGAGATCCAGGTCCGGTGCAAACCTGACAATATCCTGCGCATAGGCGATGTAGGCGATGCTCATTGACAAGTCGCGTTGGATAAACGGCTCCTGCGCAGAAAAGCCAAAACCGGCCTCGAAATTCAGGATCCGCTCTTGCCCGCCGTACGCCTGCTGCAACCGCAGGATCCACTTCATGGCCTCGATAGCGCGAGGATCGTCGCAGGTGAACTCCTGGGTCTCGTCGTTGTAGAACTCGGCCCCAAAGGCCCAGCCCCAGGTCAGCACGGCAATCGAACCATGCGGGACAAACGTTGGCAGGAACCCAAGCCGCTCGATCTCGCCTTTCTTGTCCCGGATCGTCAGTTTGAGGGCGTATTCCTCCAGTTCTTCGATGGTTTGCGGCGGCCGTTCGGGATTCAGCCCAGCCTGTCGAAAATGATCCTTATTCCACACCAGCGCGAAATTCGGGTCTGCGGCGGCCGGTACGGCAAAGACCTTGTTGTTGTATTCGCACTGCTTCCAACTTGGCTCGAAGTAATCGGACTTGTCGACCCCTGCGGAAGCCAACAGATCGTCCAAAGGGCGAAGCACTCCCATATGGGCCCATGAAGCAACCTGGGCGCCGTCAACGAATACGACGTCAGGTGGAACTCCGCCGGCCACCGAGACGAAGAACTTCATGTTCTCGCCCGCCCCCGTGGGCATAAACAGGGCGTTAACCTGGATCTTGGGATGGGTGCGGTTGAACTCCGCGACGACCTCGGCCAAGTCGTCGGCGTACTGGCCTGTCCAGGGGTGCCAGAATTGCAGCACTGTCACATCAGGCGATGAAGCTTTCCATCGCGATTCAAGCGGGTAGAACGTGTACATGACCACCGCCAACGCCGCGATTGCCAGCAGAACGTTCTTCACGCTCGCTCCTCTTCCTGCAATGCGCCTCACATGGGTCGGCTGGTGCTCCGCGATTCACCTGCCAGCCGATCAGGGCATGGTAAAGCATCAACCCAGCGACGGCAACCACGGGAAGCCTGGCAGCTCGTGGCGGGGCCATGATGGATCAGGCGGCGGCCGGCGACGGCTCCTTCAGGCAAGTCGTTCAGAACCGCAGCCCCGGTTTCTCGATACAACCGTGCTTGTCCGGTGTAGCAGGGTGACAAGGCCGGAAGGTGCGGTGTGCTGGTGGCGGGACCGCCGTGCGGTGTGGCCC includes these proteins:
- a CDS encoding ABC transporter substrate-binding protein; the protein is MKNVLLAIAALAVVMYTFYPLESRWKASSPDVTVLQFWHPWTGQYADDLAEVVAEFNRTHPKIQVNALFMPTGAGENMKFFVSVAGGVPPDVVFVDGAQVASWAHMGVLRPLDDLLASAGVDKSDYFEPSWKQCEYNNKVFAVPAAADPNFALVWNKDHFRQAGLNPERPPQTIEELEEYALKLTIRDKKGEIERLGFLPTFVPHGSIAVLTWGWAFGAEFYNDETQEFTCDDPRAIEAMKWILRLQQAYGGQERILNFEAGFGFSAQEPFIQRDLSMSIAYIAYAQDIVRFAPDLDLGIGPMPVKNGVKLGCEWIGGWTMAIPYGQRGHEKEAFELIRWMCADPVGTRHVALTMKLLPAYRESPFFTKDLAEDLANRPDIRLMKAFYEILKRAQRVRPVSPVSAYYMTELMRALGRIRNGSMTPEEALKEARERVTEEWHKSQKRAQARHVRATANSPPPKP